The genomic DNA CAAGGACCTCGCCTGCTTGCGAAGCCTTCCCCTGGAACGCCTCCTCCCCCGGGAGGCCACCCTCGAGGCCATGGGCCGCTTCCTCTCCCGGCCCTCCGTCTTCCGCACTGGGCCCTTCAAGCCCCACCTCTCCCCCCTCCTGCCCCAAGACCCCAGGGAAGCCCTCCGCCAAGGAAGGGCCCGGGGCATTCCCCTGATCGCCGGGGCTAACGCGGAGGAGGTTACCTTTCCCGCCTTGCAGGGGCTCCTGGGCCCTCGGGACTGGGAGGAGATCAAGCGGAGGCTTGGGGAATCAGGGCTTGCCCCGGAGCAAGCGGAGGCCCTCCTCGCCCTCTACCGGAAACGCCACCCAAGCCCCCAAACCGCCTGGGGAGAGCTCCAGACCGACCTCACCCTCCTCTGCCCTTCCCTGCAGGCGGCCCGCCTGCAAAGCCCCCACGCCCCTACCTACGCCTATCTCTTCACTTTCCGGCCGGATGGGCTTGAGGGGCTTGGAAGCTTCCACGGCCTGGAGCTTGCGCCCCTTTTCGGCAACCTGCACGTACCCCCCTTCCTCCCCCTCTTCCTAGGGGCGGAGGCCTGGGAAAAGGCGGAATGGCTGGGGAAGCGGATGCGCCGCTACTGGACGAGCTTTGCCCGGGAAGGGGAGCCCGGGGGTTGGCCCCGTTGGCCCCTTTACCGGGAGGGCTATCTCTTGAAGCTGGACACTCCCGTGGGGCTCCTTCCCGACTTTTATGAGGAAAGGTGCGGCCCCCTCGAGGCCCTTGGTCTACTATAGGGGCATGAAGGCCCGCGCCACCTGCCCCCTGGACTGCCCGGACGCCTGCAGCCTCCTCCTTACCCTGGAGGGAGGCCGCCTGGTGCGGGTGGAGGGGGACCCCCGCCACCCCATCACCCAGGGCTTTGCCTGCGCCAAGACCTA from Thermus hydrothermalis includes the following:
- a CDS encoding polyhydroxybutyrate depolymerase, encoding MPKKLGLLALLGWALAQSFTVTTPLGKAHGRVEGGAIAFYGLPYAEAERFRAPKPIQAWPKGVGQEEVACPQTPGITEWFGGPIPPQREDCLVVNIYLPLELPPPEGFPIMVYLHGGAFTSGAGAEPIYRGHRLAQEGVIVVAPNYRLGPLGFLALPALAEEDPRAVGNFGLLDVLEALRFVQRYARHFGGNPQNITLFGESAGGMMVCTLLATPEAQGLFHRAIVQSGGCNYVRTLEEDFPLGEAWAKAWGCDPKDLACLRSLPLERLLPREATLEAMGRFLSRPSVFRTGPFKPHLSPLLPQDPREALRQGRARGIPLIAGANAEEVTFPALQGLLGPRDWEEIKRRLGESGLAPEQAEALLALYRKRHPSPQTAWGELQTDLTLLCPSLQAARLQSPHAPTYAYLFTFRPDGLEGLGSFHGLELAPLFGNLHVPPFLPLFLGAEAWEKAEWLGKRMRRYWTSFAREGEPGGWPRWPLYREGYLLKLDTPVGLLPDFYEERCGPLEALGLL